The Aeoliella mucimassa genome includes the window AGTTCTGGTAGCCGAGCGGGAAGTTCACTCTCTTCCCCCTTAAAGTCCCAAGTCTTGCGGACTTCCCCCAACGGTTGGCATTTGCCCATCGAAGGCCTTACAATGCTGGCTCCTCTGATTTCACTCGCGTTAGAAAGGACTCGCCGTGTCGACAGTCATGCTCGAAAAAGTGTTGGTCGTGCCCACGAAGTTGTTCCATGAATTGGGGCATTTCCAAGGTTTTTCGCCCGACGTCGAGCGATACTTCGAGCCGCTCATCGGCAGCGACCAGGTGAGTTACCGCCCACGGGGAGAAATGGAAGAAGATCCCAGCTTCAAGCAGTTCATTCCCTACGTGCTGTTCCGCTATACCACGCCGGATGGCGAGGTGCAGATTTTCGATTACCAGCGCGGCGGCGGGGGCGGCGAAGCCCGTCTGCGGGCCAAGCGAAGCGTCGGCGTAGGTGGTCATATCTCGCTGGAAGATGCCGAAGCGGTGAACCACACCGGCGATGTCTATCGCGAGGGACTCTCGCGGGAGCTGGAAGAAGAGGTATCGATCGATACCCCCTACACCGAGCAAGCCGCTGGCATGATTAACGACGACGAGTCGGAAGTCGGCAAAGTGCACCTCGGCGTGGTACACCTGTTCGACGTCGAGTCGCCGGCCGTGACGCCCCGCGAGGACGACCTGGTGGACGCCGGATTCCGCCCTGTGGCCGACATCCTAGCCGAACTCGAGCACTACGAAACGTGGTCGCAAATCGTGATGCGGGCGTTGTTCGAGAAGTAAGGACTTGGTGGGATGCCACTCTGGATCAGGCGGCTGCTGATCGGCCTTGCAGCGTTGGGTTTGCTACTGGCGGTATTCGTTAGTTGGTTTGCCTGGAAG containing:
- a CDS encoding phosphoesterase, encoding MSTVMLEKVLVVPTKLFHELGHFQGFSPDVERYFEPLIGSDQVSYRPRGEMEEDPSFKQFIPYVLFRYTTPDGEVQIFDYQRGGGGGEARLRAKRSVGVGGHISLEDAEAVNHTGDVYREGLSRELEEEVSIDTPYTEQAAGMINDDESEVGKVHLGVVHLFDVESPAVTPREDDLVDAGFRPVADILAELEHYETWSQIVMRALFEK